A window of Henckelia pumila isolate YLH828 unplaced genomic scaffold, ASM3356847v2 CTG_652:::fragment_1, whole genome shotgun sequence contains these coding sequences:
- the LOC140873565 gene encoding uncharacterized protein, whose protein sequence is MEGRKDEFIDLVLSWSLEEIFDANLYKNQVEKIPQSFVSVDQYLGSYVFPLLEETRAELASAMETIYKAPFAEVTSLTELIHGNFLHSVEVDFWRNRITDRGREPYRTLPGDIVLLSDLKPESVSDLGRLGWKFVLASVTNISEDENGDKCTSTGFKVKAAMSIDVAEMQSKSFYIVFLTNMATNRRIWNALRMRKNLRIVENVLCKNELDEDNCESCPIEFHSQMAVKFEPAISSRLNESQNSAILASLVRTECNHKASVELIWGPPGTGKTRTVSVLLYNLLRMKVRTLICAPTNVAITELASRVISLLRDSFQDEREIFLSCPLGDMLIFGNKDRLKVGSDIEEIFLDYRVNKLVECLVPLTGLKHWISSMLDFLENYASQYPIYVANEQSKVKENNEGEAQQSEFKTSLEYARDRFKHIAPPLRESLLTLVTHLPRILGQNFQNPVRLISVLDSIETLLFEDSLKDELDTLLLSQETIHSQSSFVGMRTECLSTLRSLQSSLAKLDLPTVTSKTKISDFCFQKASLIFCTTSSSYTLHRMDMEPLKVVVIDEAAQVKESESVIALQIPDVRLAILVGDEWQLPATINSKLSEEAGFGKSLFERLSSLGHSKHLLNMQYRMHPSISQFPNSNFYDNQILDAPSVQNKRYQRCYLQEKMFGPYSFINILGGKKEVDDVGHSRRNMVEVAVTLKIVQKLFKAWNGSKVKLSIGVISPYAAQVSAIHDKIKQNYENLHRFTVKVKSIDGFQGGEEDIIILSTVRSNRNGSIGFLSNPQRINVALTRARHCLWILGNEGTLTKVDSVWETLIRDAQRRRCFFTANDDYDIGKTIITVKKELEELEDLLNGESIIFKYARWKVTFSDNFRKSFGKLRPSHTKKLVINILLKLASGWRPKKIDVNVKCQSSSYVLKQFKVEGYYVLCSIDIMKDSMWTQFLKVWDVLPLVEIPKLLKRLDSIYAMLTDDFINRCKEKCIEGNSEIPKTWSSSDVIVRFKILDDTKSSINLAADSRNYVENSRVSESLLLMKFYSLSSGSVNHLLSDHEGREVELPFEVTEEEREIIIFPRSSFILGRSGTGKTTVLTMKLFQKLQQYCITSGESIATSNKMSARERVDDINCQGQSTLRQLFVTVSPKLCHAVKRHVSQLKSFATEDFSSSSSITDVDDIEEMAEFKNIPDTFVGIQPEKYPLIITFHKFLMMLDGTLGNSYFERFHAVRDSSQCEGGSFRSVALQTFMRKNEVTYDRFASFYWPHFNTKLTKNLDPSRVFTEIMSHIKGGLQAGETCDVKRNRQDYVSLSESRVSTLSDEKRDVIYDIYQDYEKMKMERAEFDIADFVIDVHLRLSKENLAGDKMDFVYIDEVQDLNMRQIALFRHICKNVDEGFVFSGDTAQTIARGIDFRFEDIRSLFYHEFVMKSKNSASTVRGEKGLISDIFRMCQNFRTHTGVLRLAQSVINLLYHFFPLSVDALAPETSFIYGESPVVLEPGSDENSIITIFGCSRNESGKWVGFGAEQVILVRDDSSRKEILQYIGRQALVLTIVECKGLEFQDVLLYNFFGSSPLSNQWRVLYEFLKQKDLFDPNFSKSFPSFSHSKHSILCSELKQLYVAVTRTRQRLWICENDPELSKPMLDYWQRLGLVQLRKLDDSLAEGMQRASSPEEWKSQGIKLFWEKNYEMATLCFERAGEATWEKRAKASGLRASADHIRISNPKEARIMIREAAELFDSIGRAASAAECFCDLEEYERAGIIYLHECGTSEFRKAGECFTLAGCYNTAADVYAKGNFFMECLSACTRGNLFDMGLQYIEFWKQQAPCNTEIMAKLKEIDQVEQEFLKSGALEYHRTNNNVLFKKFVRALSTMESKRNVLRSLDCLEELLSLEKESGNFKEAADVAKLMGDILNEIDLLVKAGDYAEASMLILSYVISNSIWVSTTQGWSMKSFPGKEELLGKLMSSAKKVSGNFHASICAEAKILSHESMSLAELMQSYIASKRGESRTGEILSVRKLLDVHFRIHVTKYELDHKLPDNIEGYSEEKILRNQVSVRTLVYIWNLYKENSLEIIDCLGCLERGDTQKFKGTIKFCLHYFGVRLSQDSNVACLLMNPDAKWVKNVHKQFIHQKRKVVTVLACHFVSAAQIYWRQELFSVGLRVLEALKSLFEVKPSSRYCQGICLTFIFDIAKFLMESKSLFFEKSDDWKLPEFLRLSTKYSEIVFPLDPRQSLSENMIILRETELSKALLEEVIFRNVSINGDLTYKQIGEVMMIWLGSGKPKRHLLERMTKRLPENSYWKSIIEILGGIIKPESPQASASSNLAAQILPDTTLGNEIIQSGSLHTSPSSSSAECLSYRFLKALEETYVADWRVRNYISPNCFLYLLERLLILAPHRCGWFFTSKSAFVEWIACQQSGAHPSDNLDRDMGSSPESIINFTIRVVQHFLCENVLDTGEWIRRSNIDCNHYFPVLRQRLVVILCLVYLNSEMPLNMLIRQLHRPQIRSHLRREFYDAILRGQRNNTSPVATVAAAFKAIQDPIVIVTLRENNFKCVCPDAIFLDLRVFSCKKDIFDMLFPRGTEISNARVTTVEGKVAESGIGLPQIGQNQGKSNAVKSSEMMPKTDTNSSSENTKFDLQMRWGFLRDITDTLLSRRSESNGNSESIALKKKAQEHMNFLAAALFQLTEQKSPSSVKDENMCEATDTIEELNLLSSLLDKSNLDGREMSEMGELLKRLESRRPRLEDLLSTVLDTKSSVVSSELIDEKISHSNLEDSDTSENFAVDEVKKPRNQATEPVTRGKGKKKYNKARKGKGGKKK, encoded by the exons ATGGAGGGAAGGAAAGATGAGTTCATTGATTTGGTGCTTTCATGGTCTCTTGAAGAAATATTTGACGCGAATCTGTATAAAAATCAG GTGGAGAAAATTCCTCAATCATTTGTAAGCGTTGATCAATATCTCGGTTCATATGTCTTCCCCTTACTGGAAGAAACCCGAGCTGAACTTGCTTCAGCCATGGAAACAATCTACAAAGCTCCATTTGCTGAAGTGACTTCTCTAACAGAGTTAATACATGGAAATTTTTTGCATTCAGTTGAAGTCGATTTCTGGAGAAACAGGATAACTGATCGTGGGAGGGAGCCTTACAGAACCTTGCCTGGTGACATTGTTCTGCTGTCAGATTTGAAACCTGAATCTGTTTCTGATCTTGGTCGTCTTGGTTGGAAATTTGTTCTTGCGTCTGTGACAAATATATCAGAGGATGAGAATGGAGATAAATGTACATCCACTGGTTTCAAAGTGAAAGCAGCAATGAGCATTGATGTTGCAGAGATGCAAAGCAAATCATTTTATATTGTTTTCTTAACAAACATGGCGACAAACAGAAGAATATGGAATGCATTGCGCATGCGTAAAAATCTGAGGATTGTTGAGAATGTCTTGTGCAAGAATGAGTTG GATGAGGACAATTGTGAGTCTTGCCCAATAGAGTTCCATAGTCAAATGGCGGTAAAATTTGAACCAGCCATATCATCCCGGTTAAATGAGTCACAAAACAGTGCAATTTTGGCTTCTCTAGTGAGAACTGAATGTAACCACAAGGCTTCTGTGGAACTCATATGGGGCCCACCTGGGACTGGAAAGACGCGAACTGTAAGTGTTTTGCTTTATAATCTCTTAAGAATGAAAGTCAGAACCCTCATCTGTGCCCCGACAAATGTGGCAATCACGGAACTAGCATCTCGCGTCATAAGCTTATTGAGAGATTCATTTCAAGATGAACGTGAGATATTTTTATCTTGTCCCTTAGGAGACATGCTCATCTTTGGAAATAAGGACCGGCTGAAAGTTGGCTCTGACATTGAGGAAATTTTCCTTGATTATCGTGTCAATAAGCTTGTAGAATGTTTGGTACCACTAACTGGTTTGAAGCACTGGATCAGCTCCATGCttgattttcttgaaaattatGCTTCTCAGTATCCTATATATGTTGCAAATGAGCAAAGTAAAGTCAAAGAAAATAATGAAGGTGAAGCTCAGCAATCTGAGTTCAAAACAAGTTTGGAGTATGCGAGAGATCGGTTTAAACACATAGCACCTCCACTCAGAGAGTCCTTGTTAACATTGGTCACCCATTTACCAAGAATTCTTGGGCAGAACTTTCAGAATCCTGTTCGACTTATTTCCGTTCTTGACTCTATTGAAACATTGTTGTTTGAAGACAGCTTGAAAGATGAATTGGATACTTTACTTTTGAGTCAGGAAACGATTCATTCTCAGTCATCCTTCGTGGGTATGAGAACTGAGTGCTTATCTACTCTAAGATCTCTTCAGTCTTCTCTCGCAAAACTCGACCTTCCAACTGTGACGAGTAAAACTAAGATTTCAGACTTTTGTTTCCAGAAGGCTTCTTTAATATTTTGCACCACTTCATCCTCATACACTCTACACAGGATGGATATGGAACCACTTAAAGTTGTGGTTATCGATGAGGCTGCTCAGGTGAAGGAGAGTGAGTCAGTTATAGCTCTTCAGATTCCAGATGTGAGGCTTGCTATTCTGGTTGGTGATGAATGGCAGTTGCCAGCAACAATTAATAGCAAG CTCTCCGAAGAAGCTGGCTTTGGAAAAAGTTTATTTGAAAGGTTGAGCTCACTAGGTCACTCTAAGCATCTCCTTAATATGCAATACAGAATGCATCCATCAATAAGCCAGTTtccaaattcaaatttttatgACAACCAAATATTAGATGCACCTAGTGTCCAGAACAAACGATATCAAAGATGCTATCTTCAGGAAAAAATGTTTGGTCCATATTCTTTCATAAATATTCTTGGTGGAAAAAAAGAGGTGGATGATGTTGGACACAGCAGAAGAAACATGGTTGAGGTAGCTGTGACATTGAAGATTGTGCAGAAACTCTTCAAAG CATGGAATGGCTCAAAAGTGAAACTCAGCATTGGTGTGATATCGCCCTATGCTGCCCAAGTTTCCGCAATTCACGATAAGATAAAACAGAACTATGAAAACCTTCATAGGTTTACGGTTAAGGTGAAGTCCATCGATGGATTTCAAGGtggagaagaagatatcattaTCCTATCAACTGTGAGGTCTAATAGAAATGGGTCCATTGGCTTTTTGTCTAATCCACAGAGAATTAATGTCGCCCTGACAAGAGCTCG tcACTGTCTCTGGATCTTAGGAAATGAAGGAACTTTGACTAAAGTTGATTCAGTTTGGGAAACATTGATACGTGATGCACAGCGCCGTCGATGTTTCTTTACAGCAAATGATGATTATGACATTGGTAAAACTATTATAACTGTAAAGAAAGAGCTAGAAGAACTTGAAGATCTACTCAACGGGGAGAGTATAATTTTCAAATATGCAAGATGGAAG GTAACATTTAGCGATAACTTCCGAAAATCTTTTGGAAAACTGAGACCATCCCACACAAAGAAGTTGGTAATAAACATATTGCTTAAGCTTGCCAGTGGGTGGCGACCCAAGAAAATTGATGTGAATGTGAAATGTCAGAGCTCTTCATATGTTTTGAAACAATTCAAAGTTGAAGGATACTATGTTTTGTGCTCCATTGATATAATGAAAGACTCAATGTGGACACAATTTTTGAAAGTTTGGGACGTGCTGCCTCTGGTGGAGATCCCAAAATTGTTGAAACGACTTGATAGCATATATGCCATGCTGACAGACGATTTTATTAATCGCTGCAAGGAGAAATGCATAGAGGG AAATTCGGAGATTCCAAAGACTTGGTCCAGTTCGGATGTTATAGTCCGATTTAAGATTCTTGATGATACCAAATCCAGCATAAATTTGGCAGCTGACAGTAGAAATTATGTTGAAAATTCCAGAGTGAGTGAAAGCTTGCTTTTAATGAAATTTTACTCCCTGTCTTCTGGTTCTGTGAACCATTTACTTTCTGACCACGAGGGTAGAGAAGTTGAACTCCCATTTGAGGTCACTGAAGAAGAGCGAGAGATAATAATATTTCCTAGAAGTAGCTTCATATTAGGTAGATCTGGCACCGGGAAGACAACGGTTTTGACTATGAAGCTGTTCCAGAAGCTACAGCAGTACTGCATCACTTCAGGGGAATCTATCGCAACTTCGAACAAAATGTCTGCACGTGAGAGGGTTGATGATATTAACTGCCAGGGTCAATCTACCTTGCGTCAGCTATTTGTCACTGTGAGTCCAAAACTTTGTCATGCAGTCAAACGACATGTGTCTCAGCTCAAAAG CTTTGCTACCGAAGACTTCTCTTCCAGTAGCAGTATCACTGACGTTGATGATATAGAAGAAATGGCTGAATTTAAAAATATCCCGGACACATTTGTTGGCATTCAACCTGAAAAGTACCCGCTTATTATCacatttcataaatttttaatgatgCTCGATGGTACTCTGGGTAATTCATATTTTGAGAGATTCCATGCCGTAAGAGACTCCTCTCAGTGTGAAGGTGGAAGTTTCAGATCCGTTGCTCTTCAAACTTTCATGCGGAAAAACGAGGTTACTTATGACCGTTTTGCATCCTTCTATTGGCCCCATTTCAATACAAAGCTAACAAAGAACCTTGATCCTTCCCGAGTGTTTACTGAGATTATGTCTCACATCAAAGGTGGTCTACAAGCAGGGGAAACATGTGATGTTAAGAGAAACAGGCAGGACTATGTTTCATTATCTGAGAGCAGGGTATCCACTCTAAGTGATGAGAAGAGGGATGTGATTTATGATATATATCAGGACTACGAGAAAATGAAGATGGAGCGTGCTGAGTTTGATATTGCTGATTTTGTAATTGACGTACATCTTCGGCTAAGCAAGGAGAATTTAGCAGGTGACAAAATGGATTTTGTTTACATTGATGAAGTGCAAGACCTTAACATGAGGCAAATCGCTCTTTTCAGACATATCTGCAAAAATGTTGATGAAGGATTTGTTTTTTCTGGCGATACAGCACAAACAATTGCCAGAGGTATTGACTTTAGGTTTGAAGATATCCGATCTTTGTTTTATCATGAATTTGTCATGAAATCCAAAAATTCTGCTTCTACCGTAAGAGGGGAAAAAGGACTTATCTCAGATATTTTTAGAATGTGCCAGAATTTTCGCACTCATACTGGTGTCCTCAGATTAGCGCAGAGTGTTATTAATCTCCTTTACCATTTTTTCCCACTATCTGTTGATGCATTGGCTCCTGAGACCAGTTTTATATATGGTGAGTCTCCTGTTGTATTAGAGCCTGGCAGCGATGAAAACTCAATCATAACAATTTTTGGATGCAGCAGAAATGAGAGTGGGAAATGGGTAGGTTTTGGTGCAGAGCAAGTCATATTGGTTCGTGATGACTCTTCCAGGAAGGAAATTTTACAATATATTGGCCGTCAGGCTCTCGTGCTCACTATTGTAGAGTGCAAGGGCCTTGAATTTCAG GATGTGCTGCTCTATAACTTTTTCGGCTCTTCACCTCTAAGTAATCAATGGAGAGTATTGTACGAGTTCTTGAAGCAGAAAGATCTGTTTGATCCAAACTTTTCAAAGTCCTTTCCAAGTTTTAGCCATTCGAAACATAGTATCTTATGTTCCGAACTGAAACAACTATATGTGGCAGTTACACGAACAAGACAAAGATTATGGATCTGCGAAAATGATCCAGAGCTCTCCAAACCTATGCTTGACTACTGGCAAAGATTGGGACTCGTGCAGCTCAGAAAACTGGACGATTCTCTCGCAGAAGGAATGCAGAGGGCAAGCAGCCCAGAGGAGTGGAAATCACAAGGAATCAAG CTCTTTTGGGAAAAAAACTATGAGATGGCAACCCTGTGCTTTGAAAGAGCTGGAGAAGCAACATGGGAGAAAAGGGCCAAAGCTTCTGGGCTTAGAGCATCTGCTGATCATATTCGCATTTCAAATCCCAAAGAGGCACGAATAATGATTAGAGAGGCTGCAGAattatttgattcgattgggagaGCAGCCTCTGCTGCTGAATGTTTCTGTGATTTGGAGGAATACGAAAGAGCGG GAATTATTTACCTCCACGAATGTGGTACATCGGAGTTTAGAAAAGCTGGTGAATGTTTCACATTAGCGGGGTGCTACAACACTGCAGCAGATGTGTATGCCAAGGGGAATTTTTTCATGGAGTGCTTGTCGGCTTGCACCAGAGGCAATCTTTTTGATATGGGTTTACAATATATAGAGTTCTGGAAACAGCAGGCACCTTGTAACACTGAAATTATGGCAAAACTAAAGGAGATTGACCAAGTTGAGCAGGAGTTTTTGAAAAGTGGTGCTTTGGAATATCATAGaacaaataataatgtattgtTTAAGAAATTCGTTCGAGCTTTAAGTACTATGGAATCCAAACGCAATGTCTTGAGGTCATTAGATTGCCTTGAAGAGCTTTTAAGTTTGGAGAAAGAGTCTGGAAACTTCAAGGAGGCAGCAGATGTTGCAAAGCTGATGGGAGATATTCTTAATGAGATTGATCTGCTTGTGAAGGCTGGGGATTACGCCGAAGCCTCCATGCTTATCCTTTCTTACGTGATTTCGAACTCTATATGGGTGTCGACAACCCAAGGTTGGTCTATGAAGTCCTTTCCCGGCAAGGAGGAACTTTTAGGTAAATTGATGTCCTCTGCTAAGAAGGTTTCTGGAAACTTTCATGCATCCATCTGTGCAGAGGCCAAAATTCTGTCACATGAGAGTATGAGCTTGGCTGAGTTGATGCAGAGTTACATTGCTTCAAAACGAGGTGAAAGTCGCACAGGTGAAATTCTCTCTGTTAGAAAACTACTGGATGTGCATTTTCGAATCCATGTGACGAAATATGAATTGGATCACAAATTGCCCGACAATATAGAAGGTTACTCGGAGGAAAAAATTTTGAGGAACCAAGTTTCTGTCAGAACTCTTGTTTATATTTGGAACTTGTACAAGGAAAACAGTTTGGAGATCATAGACTGTCTTGGTTGTCTTGAAAGAGGCGATACCCAAAAATTCAAAGGTACCATAAAGTTCTGTTTGCATTATTTTGGTGTGAGGTTGTCACAAGACTCAAATGTAGCCTGTCTTTTGATGAACCCTGATGCTAAATGGGTTAAAAATGTGCATAAGCAGTTCATACACCAGAAGAGAAAGGTGGTGACTGTTCTTGCTTGTCATTTCGTGTCAGCTGCTCAAATATACTGGCGCCAAGAGTTGTTTTCAGTCGGACTTCGAGTGTTGGAAGCACTCAAGTCATTGTTTGAGGTGAAGCCCTCGTCCAGATACTGCCAAGGCATATGCTTAACTTTCATTTTTGATATAGCAAAGTTCTTGATGGAGTCAAAGTCACTTTTCTTTGAGAAATCTGATGACTGGAAGTTGCCGGAATTCTTACGACTATCTACCAAATACTCTGAAATTGTTTTCCCTCTGGACCCTAGACAGTCTTTATCAGAAAACATGATCATTCTTAGGGAAACTGAACTTTCCAAGGCTTTACTGGAAGAAGTTATCTTTAGAAATGTCAGCATAAATGGTGATCTTACTTACAAGCAAATAGGAGAagtgatgatgatatggctGGGGTCTGGCAAGCCAAAACGCCATCTCCTTGAGAGGATGACTAAACGTTTACCTGAGAACTCGTATTGGAAATCAATCATTGAGATCCTTGGGGGCATTATTAAGCCAGAATCTCCACAGGCGTCTGCCTCGAGCAATCTGGCAGCGCAAATTCTTCCTGACACCACTTTAGGAAATGAAATCATACAATcaggaagtttgcatacttctCCATCAAGCAGCTCCGCAGAATGTCTGAGTTATAGATTTCTTAAAGCTCTGGAAGAAACTTATGTGGCCGACTGGAGGGTTCGCAATTATATATCACCGAATTGTTTCTTGTATCTTTTGGAGCGCCTTTTGATTTTGGCACCTCACCGTTGTGGTTGGTTTTTCACCTCAAAATCAGCGTTCGTGGAGTGGATTGCATGCCAACAATCGGGTGCCCATCCAAGTGACAATTTAGACAGAGACATGGGATCTTCTCCGGAAAGCATTATCAATTTCACAATCAGAGTGGTTCAGCATTTTCTCTGTGAAAATGTTCTTGATACGGGAGAATGGATCAGGCGTTCCAACATTGATTGCAACCACTATTTTCCAGTGCTAAGACAAAGATTGGTTGTGATTCTATGTTTGGTGTATCTGAACTCTGAAATGCCCCTGAATATGCTAATTAGGCAGTTGCACAGACCTCAAATAAGATCCCATCTGCGAAGAGAATTTTATGACGCTATCTTACGCGGACAGAGGAATAATACTTCACCTGTAGCGACAGTTGCTGCAGCATTCAAGGCTATTCAGGATCCCATTGTGATTGTAACCTTGAGAGAGAATAATTTCAAATGTGTGTGTCCTGATGCCATTTTTCTGGACCTAAGGGTTTTTTCATGCAAAAAAGACATCTTTGATATGTTGTTTCCAAGGGGTACTGAAATATCAAATGCTCGAGTAACTACAGTTGAAGGAAAGGTGGCTGAATCTGGCATCGGGCTTCCTCAAATTGGTCAAAATCAAGGTAAGAGTAATGctgtgaaatcttcagaaatgaTGCCAAAAACTGATACAAACTCGAGTTCAGAGAACACAAAGTTTGACCTGCAAATGAGGTGGGGATTTCTCAGGGACATAACTGACACGTTACTGTCTCGTAGAAGTGAAAGTAACGGAAACTCGGAAAGCATTGCCCTGAAAAAGAAG GCACAGGAGCACATGAATTTCTTAGCAGCTGCATTATTTCAGCTAACCGAGCAGAAATCTCCTTCTAGTGTAAAAGATGAGAACATGTGTGAAGCCACAGACACGATCGAGGAACTGAATCTGCTTTCATCATTGCTAGATAAGAG TAATTTGGATGGTCGAGAAATGTCTGAGATGGGAGAACTTTTGAAGAGGTTGGAGTCGAGAAGGCCTCGACTGGAAGACTTGTTATCAACTGTGCTCGACACAAAATCAAGTGTTGTCTCCAGTGAACTGATTGATGAGAAAATCTCCCACAGCAACCTTGAAGACTCTGACACATCTGAAAATTTTGCTGTTGATGAAGTAAAGAAGCCCAGAAACCAGGCAACCGAACCTGTCACTCGTGGAAAAGGAAAGAAGAAGTACAACAAGGCTAGGAAAGGGAAAGGAGGTAAAAAAAAGTAA